One Loxodonta africana isolate mLoxAfr1 chromosome 6, mLoxAfr1.hap2, whole genome shotgun sequence DNA window includes the following coding sequences:
- the RALB gene encoding ras-related protein Ral-B isoform X1 has translation MAANKNKSQSSLALHKVIMVGSGGVGKSALTLQFMYDEFVEDYEPTKADSYRKKVVLDGEEVQIDILDTAGQEDYAAIRDNYFRSGEGFLLVFSITEHESFTATAEFRKEVSGSRRVISREQRMLPCPGLPRAHREQILRVKAEEDKIPLLVVGNKSDLEERRQVPIEEARSKAEEWGVQYVETSAKTRANVDKVFFDLMREIRAKKMSENKDKNGKKSSKNKKSFKERCCLL, from the exons ATGGCTGCAAACAAGAATAAGAGCCAGAGCTCCTTGGCCCTTCACAAGGTGATCATGGTTGGCAGCGGAGGTGTCGGCAAGTCGGCCCTGACGCTTCAGTTCATGTATGATGAG TTTGTAGAAGACTATGAACCTACCAAAGCTGACAGTTACAGAAAGAAAGTGGTTCTTGATGGTGAAGAAGTCCAGATAGATATTCTGGACACTGCGGGTCAGGAGGACTATGCAGCCATTCGAGACAACTACTTTCGGagcggggaaggctttctcttagTGTTCTCAATCACAGAACATGAGTCCTTTACAGCAACGGCCGAATTCAG GAAAGAAGTGTCAGGCAGTAGAAGAGTCATCTCCAGAGAGCAGAGGATGCTACCCTGCCCTGGGTTACCACGTGCACACAG GGAACAAATCCTCCGTGTTAAGGCTGAAGAAGATAAAATCCCGCTGCTCGTGGTGGGAAACAAGTCTGACTTAGAGGAGCGGAGGCAGGTGCCCATTGAGGAGGCCAGGAGTAAAGCTGAAGAGTGGGGTGTGCAGTATGTGGAGACGTCAGCTAAGACGCGCGCCAACGTGGACAAG GTGTTCTTTGACCTAATGAGAGAAATCAGAGCAAAGAAGATGTcagaaaacaaagacaagaatggCAAGAAAAGCAGCAAgaacaagaaaagttttaaagaaaGATGTTGCTTACTGTGA
- the RALB gene encoding ras-related protein Ral-B isoform X2, with translation MAANKNKSQSSLALHKVIMVGSGGVGKSALTLQFMYDEFVEDYEPTKADSYRKKVVLDGEEVQIDILDTAGQEDYAAIRDNYFRSGEGFLLVFSITEHESFTATAEFREQILRVKAEEDKIPLLVVGNKSDLEERRQVPIEEARSKAEEWGVQYVETSAKTRANVDKVFFDLMREIRAKKMSENKDKNGKKSSKNKKSFKERCCLL, from the exons ATGGCTGCAAACAAGAATAAGAGCCAGAGCTCCTTGGCCCTTCACAAGGTGATCATGGTTGGCAGCGGAGGTGTCGGCAAGTCGGCCCTGACGCTTCAGTTCATGTATGATGAG TTTGTAGAAGACTATGAACCTACCAAAGCTGACAGTTACAGAAAGAAAGTGGTTCTTGATGGTGAAGAAGTCCAGATAGATATTCTGGACACTGCGGGTCAGGAGGACTATGCAGCCATTCGAGACAACTACTTTCGGagcggggaaggctttctcttagTGTTCTCAATCACAGAACATGAGTCCTTTACAGCAACGGCCGAATTCAG GGAACAAATCCTCCGTGTTAAGGCTGAAGAAGATAAAATCCCGCTGCTCGTGGTGGGAAACAAGTCTGACTTAGAGGAGCGGAGGCAGGTGCCCATTGAGGAGGCCAGGAGTAAAGCTGAAGAGTGGGGTGTGCAGTATGTGGAGACGTCAGCTAAGACGCGCGCCAACGTGGACAAG GTGTTCTTTGACCTAATGAGAGAAATCAGAGCAAAGAAGATGTcagaaaacaaagacaagaatggCAAGAAAAGCAGCAAgaacaagaaaagttttaaagaaaGATGTTGCTTACTGTGA